Proteins encoded within one genomic window of Natator depressus isolate rNatDep1 chromosome 1, rNatDep2.hap1, whole genome shotgun sequence:
- the C1H12orf50 gene encoding uncharacterized protein C12orf50 homolog isoform X1, whose amino-acid sequence MEIQQKYNRISCFWETQPLGCVRISCVFHHSKPRNINGLFLPPSSNATLQKEVQEGTLHPAHTQEPVKGQESILRPIHPPLIINISLEEEEEEEEEENYASYLLTKTPADIEEEKAIKEMCYKSGEYYRIQIPQENQSAKIMSSTLNNELLKPMETGRDLQEGDGVTVPTKFNIIERQGEVTASLDGNTRTDPGAFENGGGDCYIPQRSIFVGGKQSETLTGEKELITSRRSDVKSMSHTEPVKKRHFKGVKKKKWISEEPKNSFSMFAGKAMHASNPKGKANCQQNDQSKDAENTSYVPSQTAIGRSISLNSPEPGRSTNMTYSNVSVTKESKPNPSTDKWTAASYNSPAWRKRSPHTKAYSKSEKIHSARIWKKLLPRHLP is encoded by the exons ATGGAAATACAG CAAAAATACAACAGAATCTCATGTTTCTGGGAAACACAGCCTTTAGGCTGTGTGAGGATCAGTTGTGTCTTCCATCATAGCAAACCTCGTAATATAAATGGACTTTTTTTGCCACCTAGTAGCA ATGCCACACTCCAAAAGGAAGTTCAAGAAGGAACTCTGCATCCTGCCCACACTCAAGAACCCGTAAAAGGTCAAGAAAGCATTTTAAGACCCATTCATCCTCCACTGATCATAAACATcagcctggaggaggaagaggaagaggaagaagaggagaact ATGCCTCTTATTTATTGACAAAAACTCCGGCAGACATTGAGGAAGAAAAAGCAATAAAGGAGATGTGTTATAAATCTG GAGAATATTACAGAATTCAGATTCCTCAGGAGAACCAGTCAGCAAAAATCATGTCTTCAACACTGAATAATGAGCTATTGAAACCCATGGAAACTGGCAGAGACTTACAAGAAG GTGATGGTGTTACAGTTCCAACAAAGTTTAATATCATAGAAAGACAAGGAGAGGTAACAGCATCATTAGATGGTAACACCAGGACTGATcctggtgcctttgaaaatggag GAGGTGATTGTTATATACCACAAAGGAGTATATTTGTTGGAGGGAAGCAAAGTGAAACATTAACTGGAGAAAAAGAATTAATTACGTCCAGACGTTCAGATGTGAAAT CAATGAGCCACACTGAGCCAGTAAAGAAGCGTCACTTTAAAGGagtgaagaaaaagaaatggatttCTGAAGAACCAAAAAACTCATTCAGCATGTTTGCAGGCAAAG CAATGCATGCTTCGAATCCAAAAGGTAAAGCAAATTGCCAACAAAATGATCAAAGCAAAGATGCTGAAAATACTTCTTATGTTCCATCTCAAACAGCCATTGGGAGAAGCATTTCCTTGAATTCTCCAGAACCTGGAAGATCAACAAACATGACCTACAGTAATGTCAGTGTTACCAAAGAATCCAAGCCGAATCCATCTACAG ACAAATGGACTGCAGCATCCTATAATTCACCAGCGTGGAGAAAAAGAAGCCCACATACAAAAGCATACTCTAAATCTGAAAAAATCCATTCAG CTAGAATCTGGAAGAAGCTTTTACCTAGGCACCTACCTTAA
- the C1H12orf50 gene encoding uncharacterized protein C12orf50 homolog isoform X3, giving the protein MEIQQKYNRISCFWETQPLGCVRISCVFHHSKPRNINGLFLPPSSNATLQKEVQEGTLHPAHTQEPVKGQESILRPIHPPLIINISLEEEEEEEEEENYASYLLTKTPADIEEEKAIKEMCYKSGEYYRIQIPQENQSAKIMSSTLNNELLKPMETGRDLQEGDGVTVPTKFNIIERQGEVTASLDGNTRTDPGAFENGGGDCYIPQRSIFVGGKQSETLTGEKELITSRRSDVKSMSHTEPVKKRHFKGVKKKKWISEEPKNSFSMFAGKAIGRSISLNSPEPGRSTNMTYSNVSVTKESKPNPSTDKWTAASYNSPAWRKRSPHTKAYSKSEKIHSARIWKKLLPRHLP; this is encoded by the exons ATGGAAATACAG CAAAAATACAACAGAATCTCATGTTTCTGGGAAACACAGCCTTTAGGCTGTGTGAGGATCAGTTGTGTCTTCCATCATAGCAAACCTCGTAATATAAATGGACTTTTTTTGCCACCTAGTAGCA ATGCCACACTCCAAAAGGAAGTTCAAGAAGGAACTCTGCATCCTGCCCACACTCAAGAACCCGTAAAAGGTCAAGAAAGCATTTTAAGACCCATTCATCCTCCACTGATCATAAACATcagcctggaggaggaagaggaagaggaagaagaggagaact ATGCCTCTTATTTATTGACAAAAACTCCGGCAGACATTGAGGAAGAAAAAGCAATAAAGGAGATGTGTTATAAATCTG GAGAATATTACAGAATTCAGATTCCTCAGGAGAACCAGTCAGCAAAAATCATGTCTTCAACACTGAATAATGAGCTATTGAAACCCATGGAAACTGGCAGAGACTTACAAGAAG GTGATGGTGTTACAGTTCCAACAAAGTTTAATATCATAGAAAGACAAGGAGAGGTAACAGCATCATTAGATGGTAACACCAGGACTGATcctggtgcctttgaaaatggag GAGGTGATTGTTATATACCACAAAGGAGTATATTTGTTGGAGGGAAGCAAAGTGAAACATTAACTGGAGAAAAAGAATTAATTACGTCCAGACGTTCAGATGTGAAAT CAATGAGCCACACTGAGCCAGTAAAGAAGCGTCACTTTAAAGGagtgaagaaaaagaaatggatttCTGAAGAACCAAAAAACTCATTCAGCATGTTTGCAGGCAAAG CCATTGGGAGAAGCATTTCCTTGAATTCTCCAGAACCTGGAAGATCAACAAACATGACCTACAGTAATGTCAGTGTTACCAAAGAATCCAAGCCGAATCCATCTACAG ACAAATGGACTGCAGCATCCTATAATTCACCAGCGTGGAGAAAAAGAAGCCCACATACAAAAGCATACTCTAAATCTGAAAAAATCCATTCAG CTAGAATCTGGAAGAAGCTTTTACCTAGGCACCTACCTTAA
- the C1H12orf50 gene encoding uncharacterized protein C12orf50 homolog isoform X2, which yields MEIQQKYNRISCFWETQPLGCVRISCVFHHSKPRNINGLFLPPSSNATLQKEVQEGTLHPAHTQEPVKGQESILRPIHPPLIINISLEEEEEEEEEENYASYLLTKTPADIEEEKAIKEMCYKSGEYYRIQIPQENQSAKIMSSTLNNELLKPMETGRDLQEGDGVTVPTKFNIIERQGEVTASLDGNTRTDPGAFENGGGDCYIPQRSIFVGGKQSETLTGEKELITSRRSDVKSMSHTEPVKKRHFKGVKKKKWISEEPKNSFSMFAGKAMHASNPKGKANCQQNDQSKDAENTSYVPSQTAIGRSISLNSPEPGRSTNMTYSNVSVTKESKPNPSTDKWTAASYNSPAWRKRSPHTKAYSKSEKIHSDPRRNGSK from the exons ATGGAAATACAG CAAAAATACAACAGAATCTCATGTTTCTGGGAAACACAGCCTTTAGGCTGTGTGAGGATCAGTTGTGTCTTCCATCATAGCAAACCTCGTAATATAAATGGACTTTTTTTGCCACCTAGTAGCA ATGCCACACTCCAAAAGGAAGTTCAAGAAGGAACTCTGCATCCTGCCCACACTCAAGAACCCGTAAAAGGTCAAGAAAGCATTTTAAGACCCATTCATCCTCCACTGATCATAAACATcagcctggaggaggaagaggaagaggaagaagaggagaact ATGCCTCTTATTTATTGACAAAAACTCCGGCAGACATTGAGGAAGAAAAAGCAATAAAGGAGATGTGTTATAAATCTG GAGAATATTACAGAATTCAGATTCCTCAGGAGAACCAGTCAGCAAAAATCATGTCTTCAACACTGAATAATGAGCTATTGAAACCCATGGAAACTGGCAGAGACTTACAAGAAG GTGATGGTGTTACAGTTCCAACAAAGTTTAATATCATAGAAAGACAAGGAGAGGTAACAGCATCATTAGATGGTAACACCAGGACTGATcctggtgcctttgaaaatggag GAGGTGATTGTTATATACCACAAAGGAGTATATTTGTTGGAGGGAAGCAAAGTGAAACATTAACTGGAGAAAAAGAATTAATTACGTCCAGACGTTCAGATGTGAAAT CAATGAGCCACACTGAGCCAGTAAAGAAGCGTCACTTTAAAGGagtgaagaaaaagaaatggatttCTGAAGAACCAAAAAACTCATTCAGCATGTTTGCAGGCAAAG CAATGCATGCTTCGAATCCAAAAGGTAAAGCAAATTGCCAACAAAATGATCAAAGCAAAGATGCTGAAAATACTTCTTATGTTCCATCTCAAACAGCCATTGGGAGAAGCATTTCCTTGAATTCTCCAGAACCTGGAAGATCAACAAACATGACCTACAGTAATGTCAGTGTTACCAAAGAATCCAAGCCGAATCCATCTACAG ACAAATGGACTGCAGCATCCTATAATTCACCAGCGTGGAGAAAAAGAAGCCCACATACAAAAGCATACTCTAAATCTGAAAAAATCCATTCAG ATCCAAGAAGAAATGGAAGCAagtga